The Mucilaginibacter mallensis genome has a segment encoding these proteins:
- a CDS encoding bifunctional nuclease family protein, which produces MKKIKLDIVGLSYSQTQSGAYALVLGEISGRRRLPIIIGAFEAQAIAIEIEKMTPSRPLTHDLFKSFADAYHIVIQEIIIYNLVDGIFYSKLICSDGKKTVEIDARTSDAIAVAVRFDCPIYTYEFILSTAGIVIEGNDFVYLENINETPEEKTATAASGGATGGFNSLSTDELKSKLQEALFEEAYEKAAKIRDELNRRKAS; this is translated from the coding sequence ATGAAAAAAATTAAGCTGGATATAGTTGGGTTGTCATACAGTCAGACCCAATCCGGTGCGTATGCTTTAGTTTTGGGTGAGATTAGCGGCCGCCGCCGTTTGCCCATTATTATAGGCGCCTTTGAGGCCCAGGCCATAGCTATAGAGATTGAGAAGATGACGCCAAGCAGGCCGCTTACCCATGATCTGTTTAAAAGTTTTGCTGATGCTTACCACATTGTTATACAGGAAATTATTATTTATAACCTGGTTGATGGCATTTTCTATTCAAAACTCATCTGCTCTGATGGTAAAAAAACAGTGGAGATTGATGCACGCACATCTGATGCTATTGCGGTGGCGGTTAGGTTCGACTGTCCGATCTATACCTATGAATTTATCCTTTCAACAGCGGGCATAGTGATTGAGGGCAACGATTTTGTTTACCTGGAGAACATCAACGAAACACCTGAAGAGAAAACAGCTACTGCTGCCAGCGGGGGTGCTACCGGTGGATTCAATTCATTAAGTACCGATGAACTAAAATCAAAGCTACAGGAAGCCCTTTTTGAAGAGGCATACGAAAAGGCCGCCAAAATCCGCGATGAGCTGAACAGAAGAAAAGCTTCTTGA
- a CDS encoding nucleoside permease — MNIKFRLILMNFMQFFIWGAWLLTIGAYWFQNKGWSGAQFGAIFSTMGISAIFMPALTGIIADRFINAEKLYGILHILGALTLSSLPLVKDPTTFFWVILLNMIFYMPTLSLSITVAYAALKGSNKDVVIDYPPIRIWGTIGFIAALWVVSLSHNETSVNQFYIASAVALALGIYSFTLPKCPPLLSKVSNKSFVNLLGLNAFALFKIPKFAIFFAFSLLLGAALQLTNAYGDTFIHDFKNVPAYQDLIAVKYPAIIMSISQVSETLFILAIPFFLRKFGIKYVMLFSMLAWVLRFGLFAFSNPAGGLWMIILSCIVYGMAFDFFNISGSLFVETQTTPEIRGSAQGLFMMMVNGFGALFGSFTSGVIIDKFFTMADHTKNWQGIWLCFAAYALVIAIIFPFVFRYKHNAALEHAIQHA, encoded by the coding sequence ATGAATATTAAGTTTCGCTTAATACTGATGAATTTCATGCAATTTTTTATATGGGGAGCTTGGTTACTTACAATTGGGGCCTATTGGTTTCAAAATAAGGGTTGGTCGGGCGCACAATTCGGGGCTATTTTCTCCACCATGGGTATTTCAGCCATATTTATGCCTGCCCTCACCGGTATTATTGCCGATCGGTTCATAAACGCTGAAAAACTCTACGGAATACTGCATATTTTAGGTGCATTAACTTTATCCAGTCTGCCGCTGGTAAAAGATCCAACCACATTTTTCTGGGTGATATTACTTAATATGATCTTCTACATGCCAACGCTGTCGTTATCAATAACAGTTGCATATGCGGCTTTAAAAGGCAGTAATAAGGATGTGGTAATAGACTACCCTCCTATACGCATATGGGGCACCATTGGCTTTATAGCAGCGCTTTGGGTAGTAAGCCTTTCACATAACGAAACCTCTGTAAACCAGTTTTATATCGCATCTGCAGTCGCACTTGCATTGGGCATATATTCTTTTACATTGCCAAAATGTCCGCCGCTTTTAAGCAAGGTAAGTAACAAGTCGTTTGTTAACCTATTAGGTTTAAATGCTTTCGCATTGTTTAAGATCCCGAAATTTGCCATCTTTTTTGCATTCTCCCTGCTATTGGGCGCAGCTTTACAGCTTACAAACGCATACGGTGATACCTTCATACACGATTTTAAAAACGTACCTGCTTACCAGGACCTTATCGCAGTAAAATATCCGGCTATTATTATGTCTATATCGCAGGTATCTGAAACATTGTTTATCCTGGCTATTCCGTTCTTCCTGCGTAAATTCGGCATTAAATACGTGATGTTATTCAGTATGCTGGCTTGGGTATTGCGTTTTGGTCTTTTTGCGTTTAGCAATCCGGCAGGTGGACTATGGATGATCATTTTATCGTGTATAGTTTACGGTATGGCCTTTGATTTCTTTAATATTTCGGGCTCATTATTTGTTGAAACACAAACAACTCCCGAAATTAGGGGCAGCGCGCAAGGGCTGTTTATGATGATGGTGAATGGTTTTGGGGCATTGTTCGGCAGTTTTACAAGCGGAGTAATAATTGATAAGTTTTTCACCATGGCCGATCATACTAAAAACTGGCAGGGCATATGGCTTTGCTTTGCAGCATATGCCCTGGTTATAGCTATTATATTTCCATTTGTATTCAGATATAAACATAATGCCGCGCTTGAACATGCCATACAACATGCATAA
- a CDS encoding DUF3667 domain-containing protein, translating to MKKHYRKENDCLNCGTTLQGKFCYNCGQENLEIKESFGHMMSHTISDYFHFDDQFFHTLKPLFFKPGFLTTEYLAGRRARYLHPVKMYIFISLVYFIVLFQTGHNPVKVNHVIPAKSTDVQLLIDSIEKDPDIPAFAKNEAISELKKGNQKNGKIIITDDDANSSKYFLSPKSNDTSYNAYLSAQQKLPEDKQDDIFLQLYNKKAFAYKAEYGERTKEVIVEQFKHNIPKMMFLMLPLCALILMITFWNNKKYYVEYLIYSFHLHCFLFLFLTIIMVLEWIYPASWKGVTSWLNLFATITTIWYIYRSLKVVYQRSTWRTITKLTGASFMYMIGFTLCVGLAFLITALTA from the coding sequence ATGAAAAAACATTACCGTAAAGAAAACGATTGTCTTAATTGCGGAACTACACTGCAAGGTAAATTCTGTTATAATTGCGGCCAGGAGAACCTGGAGATAAAGGAAAGCTTTGGCCATATGATGAGCCATACCATAAGCGACTATTTCCACTTCGATGATCAGTTTTTTCATACCCTAAAACCACTTTTCTTTAAACCAGGGTTTCTTACTACTGAATATTTGGCAGGCCGCCGCGCACGTTACCTGCACCCGGTAAAAATGTATATTTTTATAAGTCTGGTTTATTTCATAGTGCTTTTTCAAACCGGGCATAATCCGGTAAAAGTAAATCATGTAATTCCCGCTAAATCAACCGATGTTCAATTGTTGATCGATTCTATTGAAAAAGATCCAGATATCCCTGCTTTTGCAAAAAACGAAGCTATCAGTGAGCTAAAAAAAGGTAACCAGAAGAATGGGAAGATCATAATTACTGATGATGATGCTAATTCATCAAAATACTTTCTATCGCCAAAAAGTAACGATACTAGCTACAATGCTTACTTATCAGCACAACAAAAACTCCCTGAGGACAAACAAGACGATATTTTTTTGCAGTTGTATAATAAAAAGGCATTTGCCTACAAGGCAGAGTATGGCGAACGTACCAAGGAGGTAATTGTTGAGCAATTTAAACACAACATACCCAAAATGATGTTCCTGATGCTGCCATTGTGCGCATTAATACTGATGATAACATTCTGGAACAACAAGAAATATTATGTTGAATACCTGATCTATTCATTTCACCTGCATTGCTTTTTATTCCTCTTTCTAACCATCATAATGGTATTGGAATGGATATACCCGGCAAGCTGGAAAGGCGTAACAAGCTGGCTTAATTTATTCGCAACAATTACTACTATCTGGTATATATACCGGTCATTAAAAGTTGTTTACCAACGCAGCACATGGCGAACAATTACCAAGCTAACAGGTGCATCATTTATGTATATGATTGGCTTTACGCTCTGTGTTGGATTGGCTTTTTTAATTACCGCGCTTACCGCTTAA
- a CDS encoding glycoside hydrolase family 53 protein codes for MKKATWLSALVLLFLNVSCSKNNGSAPAQTTTTATYKSPVVASTFAKGADISWITQMEASNYKFYDKTGKQQDLFALMKSIGMNSIRLRAWVNPTGGWCNTADLVAKAVRAKNAGMKILIDFHYSDTWADPGDQNKPAAWASLAFPDLVTALHDYTVHVMDTLQTNGITPDWVQIGNETSNGMLWDDGKASTNMANFAALVLSGYNAVKSVSSTTKVIVHLANGYDNTTYQWLFDGLKANGAKWDIIGMSLYPTTANYGTLDAQCLTNINAMVARYSTPVMIVEVGMEADQPQTTRDFLTDIITKVNGVANGQGLGVFYWEPEAYNWLSYGLGAFDTTGKPTAALDAFAN; via the coding sequence ATGAAAAAAGCTACATGGCTTAGCGCTCTTGTATTGTTATTTTTGAATGTTAGCTGTTCAAAAAATAACGGTTCTGCACCAGCGCAAACTACTACAACAGCTACTTATAAATCACCTGTTGTTGCCTCAACTTTTGCTAAAGGGGCTGATATAAGCTGGATTACACAGATGGAGGCGTCAAACTATAAGTTTTACGATAAAACCGGTAAGCAGCAGGATCTTTTTGCTTTAATGAAAAGTATTGGTATGAACTCCATCAGGCTTAGGGCATGGGTAAACCCGACTGGTGGCTGGTGTAATACCGCTGATCTGGTAGCGAAAGCAGTACGTGCTAAAAACGCCGGCATGAAGATACTGATCGATTTTCACTATAGTGATACCTGGGCCGATCCCGGTGACCAAAACAAACCGGCTGCATGGGCAAGCCTTGCCTTCCCCGACCTGGTAACAGCCCTGCATGATTATACTGTGCACGTAATGGATACCCTGCAAACCAATGGTATAACACCTGATTGGGTGCAGATAGGTAACGAAACAAGTAATGGTATGCTTTGGGATGATGGCAAAGCATCAACCAATATGGCAAATTTTGCCGCGTTGGTGCTTAGTGGTTATAATGCGGTTAAATCAGTAAGCAGTACAACAAAGGTTATCGTTCATTTAGCAAACGGTTATGATAACACTACCTATCAATGGTTATTTGACGGTTTAAAGGCCAATGGTGCTAAATGGGATATCATCGGTATGTCCTTATACCCAACAACTGCCAATTATGGTACTTTAGATGCCCAGTGTTTAACCAATATAAATGCTATGGTAGCTCGGTACAGCACCCCGGTAATGATAGTAGAGGTAGGCATGGAAGCTGACCAGCCACAAACCACGCGCGATTTCTTAACGGATATTATCACCAAAGTAAACGGTGTTGCAAACGGGCAAGGTCTGGGCGTATTTTACTGGGAGCCTGAAGCCTACAATTGGCTAAGTTATGGCTTGGGTGCTTTTGATACTACAGGAAAGCCAACTGCTGCTTTGGATGCTTTTGCTAATTAA
- a CDS encoding porin family protein: MKKIILTLLICSVFTGFASAQVIPNFEFGVKGGMNLAAFPQSGVFNNSNQAGYVGGVWARFGALGFNFQPELYLTGKDVNTSYSDNNQVYTNKVKFTSLDLPLLFGGKIGAFGFGARFYTGPVVSFAINKDQTLSDAAHNAGTLEFKNQNYAWQFGGGVDIRSLSIDLRYEAGLNKVAYGSADDSHTRINLFSLTLAYKLFSL, from the coding sequence ATGAAAAAAATAATACTTACACTGCTTATCTGTTCAGTTTTTACAGGTTTTGCCTCGGCACAAGTTATACCAAACTTTGAGTTTGGTGTTAAAGGCGGTATGAATTTAGCCGCTTTTCCGCAGAGCGGCGTTTTTAACAACAGCAACCAGGCTGGTTATGTTGGCGGCGTGTGGGCCCGGTTTGGCGCACTAGGCTTTAATTTCCAACCGGAATTATATCTTACCGGCAAGGATGTTAATACTTCTTATTCAGACAATAACCAGGTATATACCAATAAGGTGAAATTTACCAGTCTTGATCTGCCCTTGTTGTTTGGTGGTAAAATAGGAGCCTTTGGCTTTGGCGCCAGGTTTTATACCGGCCCGGTAGTATCATTCGCCATAAATAAAGACCAAACACTTTCTGATGCGGCGCATAACGCAGGTACACTTGAATTTAAAAATCAAAACTACGCATGGCAATTCGGTGGCGGGGTTGATATCAGGAGCCTGTCGATAGACTTACGCTATGAAGCCGGTTTAAATAAGGTTGCATATGGTTCAGCGGATGATTCTCATACCCGTATTAACCTGTTTAGCCTCACCCTGGCTTACAAACTATTCTCGCTTTAG
- a CDS encoding TolC family protein — MSFRNYIIIFLLVLGFNAHAQQQSNIITLQQCLDTAIKNNLTVQQSAIAAERARIGYVQAKDNLIPTVSGGISRELSTGRAINPVTNTYINQAVTSDNYALSGGVTVFNGLALQSAIKQTSLAYQSGKMAYQAAKDIVTVTVITSYLQVLDAEAILNQTKSQLSVAKEGADRVEILEKEGANKLASDVYDQRGLLQASNVNVVTAQNSLRSAMLNLFQVMNIPYNRDAELQPLNAEDLRGDKDVLPDQVYQTALEQLADVKAATLMRQSAEKEVKYYKGLLFPSLALGYGVNTNYTNSNPISYTNQFKNNYGTYAQLGLNIPIFTNHFKKNQVSLAKLDLLNYKYVEENTKITLRQNVEQAYYNMMAAYNKYQALDAESKAYSESFRISKIRYEAGVLTSVDYITSKNNMDAANLNLISARYDYFIYSKVLDYYQGKLSF, encoded by the coding sequence ATGTCATTCCGTAACTACATCATAATTTTTTTACTGGTACTCGGTTTTAACGCGCACGCGCAGCAACAAAGTAATATAATAACATTGCAGCAGTGTTTGGATACTGCTATAAAAAATAATTTAACCGTACAGCAAAGTGCCATAGCTGCCGAGCGGGCACGTATAGGTTATGTACAGGCAAAAGACAACCTTATACCCACTGTAAGCGGTGGCATATCACGTGAGTTAAGCACAGGCCGTGCAATTAACCCTGTTACCAATACTTATATCAACCAGGCGGTTACATCTGATAATTATGCATTATCTGGTGGCGTAACTGTATTTAATGGCTTGGCGCTTCAAAGCGCTATTAAACAGACCTCATTGGCCTATCAGTCGGGTAAAATGGCTTACCAGGCGGCAAAGGATATAGTTACGGTAACCGTTATAACCAGTTATCTGCAGGTATTGGATGCCGAGGCTATTTTAAATCAAACCAAAAGCCAGCTGTCGGTTGCCAAAGAAGGTGCCGATAGGGTGGAGATATTGGAAAAAGAGGGTGCTAATAAACTGGCATCGGATGTATACGATCAGCGAGGCCTGTTACAGGCAAGCAATGTTAATGTTGTAACGGCCCAAAACTCACTACGATCAGCTATGCTGAACTTATTCCAGGTAATGAACATACCATATAATCGCGACGCGGAACTACAGCCACTGAACGCGGAGGACCTGAGAGGGGACAAAGATGTTTTGCCAGATCAGGTATATCAAACAGCATTGGAGCAATTGGCAGATGTTAAAGCTGCAACCTTAATGCGCCAGAGTGCTGAAAAAGAGGTGAAATATTACAAAGGTCTGTTATTCCCGTCGTTGGCACTTGGGTATGGGGTAAACACAAACTACACTAATTCAAACCCTATCAGTTATACCAATCAGTTTAAGAACAACTATGGTACTTATGCGCAACTGGGCCTGAATATTCCCATATTCACCAACCATTTTAAAAAGAACCAGGTCTCATTAGCCAAACTTGATCTATTAAACTACAAGTATGTTGAGGAAAACACAAAAATAACTTTAAGACAAAATGTTGAACAGGCCTATTACAACATGATGGCTGCTTATAATAAGTACCAGGCGTTGGATGCAGAGTCAAAAGCATATTCTGAAAGCTTCAGGATCTCAAAGATCCGCTATGAGGCGGGAGTACTTACATCGGTTGATTATATCACCTCAAAAAATAACATGGATGCCGCTAACCTAAACCTTATCAGCGCTCGTTATGATTACTTTATCTACAGTAAAGTACTGGATTATTACCAGGGTAAATTGTCTTTTTAA
- a CDS encoding ABC transporter ATP-binding protein, with protein sequence MLSLQHISKYYQNGGNKNFVINDISLDIDEGEFVSIMGPSGSGKSTLLNIIGMLDEPTDGYHYFVNEAVHQLKDKQRSALYKKYIGFVFQAYHLIDELTVYENIETPLIYQDFKGAERKAMVADMLDRFQIVGKKDLFPAQLSGGQQQLVGIARALIAKPKLLLADEPTGNLNSKQGEEIMDLFRKLNKEDGVTIIQVTHSEKNAEYGSRIINLLDGRIESSKKF encoded by the coding sequence ATGTTATCACTTCAGCATATTTCAAAATACTACCAAAACGGCGGAAACAAGAACTTTGTAATTAATGATATCAGCCTTGATATTGATGAAGGCGAGTTTGTTTCTATTATGGGGCCATCAGGTTCGGGCAAATCAACGCTTTTAAACATCATCGGTATGCTTGATGAGCCTACAGATGGCTATCATTATTTTGTGAACGAAGCCGTGCATCAGCTTAAAGATAAACAGCGCTCGGCTTTGTATAAAAAATACATAGGTTTTGTTTTCCAGGCTTACCATTTAATTGATGAGCTTACCGTTTATGAAAACATCGAGACCCCGCTTATTTACCAGGATTTTAAAGGCGCTGAACGCAAGGCCATGGTGGCCGATATGCTTGACCGTTTTCAGATAGTGGGTAAAAAAGATCTGTTCCCTGCGCAATTATCAGGCGGCCAGCAGCAACTGGTGGGTATAGCACGCGCGCTGATAGCTAAGCCTAAATTATTATTGGCTGATGAGCCTACCGGTAACCTTAATTCAAAACAAGGTGAGGAGATCATGGACCTATTCAGGAAATTGAATAAAGAAGACGGCGTAACTATTATACAGGTAACCCACTCCGAAAAAAATGCAGAGTACGGCAGCCGTATCATCAATCTTTTAGACGGCAGGATAGAGTCATCAAAAAAATTCTGA
- a CDS encoding ABC transporter permease → MIKINLKLAIRNIFRNKLYSAINIIGLSVASAFCILVYLYVKNEQSFDDFHKDGDRLFRVEESDVFSGLRNTESKKSFFSFLTQDADQKNMIQTPVVFAPDLKRNFPEIENAIRIRPLYNPIIRVGNQSFKESDQSSAYVDPDFFRAFDFPLVKGNKQSVLSGHNSAVISEQFAKKYFGNDNPVGKTLNITSEGLLVNVTGVAKAFPDNSSFKFDVIITREADADYADELKRGVETFSDLLVVRLAKNTNVAAFQKKLNAFAPKYFKSLTDEMAKNDPKTKPAPFLVFLRPFADAHYNQSRGWNHYTDLKNIYQLVCLAIVILLIACLNYVLLTLTSAISRSQDVGVRKTIGAGRRQIVLQYYTETQLLAFIAVIVGFMVAVTCLPFFSSLTGSVLNLSAFSISNLILMLLLLSITLGVLAGIYPALAMSGLKPLNIMRGFSTYRISPVLSKCLVVLQYSICIILVISALVINKQMHFISETSMGFDKDQIIVLQNPYSWTDEKDRGSLKERLTQFVVSQPYLQGITSTYFDFEGYSTSGFIINGKQVGFQEMGVDFDYFKFNKIPIVEGRDFSRDIASDSTRIKLVSAQMNPQSSRVNHSVVVNETLYNMLGKPKLDVLNYQIGGIIIGVCKDYHTDDLTKKIEPVYHQISGNPDAWFWIKIKAGQSIPNAMEDLKLNWNKMTNNMPFSYTFLDQDVAKSYDAYQRWMTTITTSCILAIIIACLGLFGLSGLTTINRTKEIGIRKVLGASIYNLFVMLNRGTLLLAAGSFIIASPIALYMVHEWLDNFAYRIKPDWLLFGSAGLIAMLTAIIAVSYHTIKAAMANPVKSLRSE, encoded by the coding sequence GCAATAAACATTATTGGGCTTAGCGTGGCCAGCGCGTTTTGCATACTGGTTTATTTGTATGTAAAGAACGAGCAGTCGTTTGATGATTTTCATAAGGATGGCGATAGGTTATTCAGAGTTGAGGAATCGGATGTGTTTTCAGGATTACGTAATACTGAATCGAAGAAAAGTTTTTTTTCATTCCTAACACAGGATGCGGATCAAAAGAATATGATACAAACACCGGTAGTGTTTGCACCTGATCTGAAAAGGAATTTTCCTGAAATTGAGAATGCAATACGTATAAGACCATTGTACAATCCAATTATACGTGTAGGCAATCAAAGTTTTAAGGAGAGTGATCAAAGCTCAGCATATGTTGATCCTGATTTTTTTAGGGCATTTGATTTCCCGTTGGTAAAGGGTAATAAACAATCGGTGCTATCAGGTCATAATTCTGCTGTAATAAGTGAGCAGTTTGCTAAAAAGTATTTTGGGAATGATAATCCGGTTGGTAAAACTTTAAATATTACCAGCGAAGGGTTGCTGGTAAATGTAACCGGTGTTGCTAAGGCTTTTCCGGATAATTCAAGTTTTAAATTTGATGTAATTATTACCCGAGAAGCAGATGCTGATTATGCAGATGAATTAAAAAGGGGGGTAGAAACTTTCAGCGATTTACTGGTTGTGAGGTTAGCAAAAAACACCAATGTTGCTGCTTTTCAAAAAAAGCTTAATGCCTTTGCGCCAAAGTACTTTAAATCGCTGACTGATGAGATGGCTAAGAATGATCCCAAAACTAAGCCGGCACCTTTTCTGGTATTTTTAAGGCCGTTTGCCGATGCGCATTACAATCAAAGCCGGGGCTGGAACCATTACACAGACCTGAAGAATATTTACCAGTTGGTTTGCCTGGCCATAGTTATTTTATTGATAGCTTGTTTAAATTATGTGCTGCTAACACTTACCAGTGCCATATCGCGCTCACAGGATGTTGGCGTTCGTAAAACTATAGGGGCAGGGCGCAGGCAAATTGTATTGCAATATTACACCGAAACACAATTACTTGCTTTTATAGCTGTTATTGTTGGGTTTATGGTAGCTGTAACCTGTTTGCCATTTTTCAGCAGCTTAACAGGTTCGGTATTAAATCTGTCGGCATTTTCAATAAGTAATTTAATATTGATGTTATTACTGTTGTCAATTACATTAGGGGTGCTGGCTGGTATTTATCCTGCTTTGGCTATGTCTGGCTTAAAACCACTAAATATTATGCGTGGTTTTTCAACTTATCGCATAAGCCCGGTTTTATCAAAATGCTTAGTGGTTTTGCAATACAGTATTTGTATTATACTGGTGATCTCGGCATTGGTTATAAATAAGCAAATGCATTTTATAAGTGAAACCAGTATGGGTTTTGATAAAGACCAGATAATTGTATTGCAAAATCCCTATAGCTGGACCGACGAAAAAGACCGCGGCTCATTAAAAGAAAGGTTAACGCAATTTGTTGTAAGCCAACCTTATTTACAGGGGATAACCAGTACCTATTTTGATTTTGAGGGATATAGTACAAGCGGATTTATAATTAATGGTAAGCAGGTAGGGTTTCAGGAAATGGGAGTTGATTTTGATTATTTTAAATTTAATAAGATCCCGATTGTTGAAGGCAGGGACTTTTCAAGGGATATCGCAAGCGACAGTACCCGTATAAAACTTGTATCAGCACAAATGAATCCTCAAAGCTCACGTGTAAACCATAGTGTTGTTGTTAATGAAACATTGTACAATATGCTGGGCAAACCAAAGCTTGATGTACTTAATTACCAAATAGGTGGGATAATTATTGGTGTTTGTAAGGATTATCATACCGATGATCTCACAAAAAAGATAGAACCGGTATATCATCAAATTAGTGGTAACCCCGACGCATGGTTCTGGATAAAAATAAAAGCTGGGCAAAGTATACCAAATGCAATGGAAGATTTAAAACTGAACTGGAACAAGATGACGAACAATATGCCATTCAGCTATACTTTCCTTGATCAGGATGTGGCAAAAAGCTATGATGCCTACCAGCGCTGGATGACCACCATTACCACATCATGCATATTAGCCATCATTATTGCCTGTCTGGGTTTATTTGGGTTGTCGGGGCTTACTACTATCAACCGCACCAAGGAGATCGGTATCCGTAAAGTGCTGGGTGCATCTATCTACAACCTGTTCGTGATGCTTAACCGCGGAACTTTATTATTAGCGGCCGGTTCGTTTATTATAGCCTCACCTATAGCATTATATATGGTCCATGAATGGCTCGATAACTTTGCCTACCGCATAAAACCCGATTGGCTATTATTCGGTTCTGCAGGGCTGATAGCTATGCTTACAGCCATAATAGCCGTAAGTTACCACACCATTAAAGCCGCCATGGCCAACCCGGTTAAAAGCTTGCGGTCGGAATAG